A section of the Telopea speciosissima isolate NSW1024214 ecotype Mountain lineage chromosome 3, Tspe_v1, whole genome shotgun sequence genome encodes:
- the LOC122656444 gene encoding tubulin alpha chain-like — translation MRECISIHIGQAGIQVGNSCWELYCLEHGIQPDGQMPSDKTVGGGDDAFNTFFSETGGGHHVPRAVFLDLEPTVIDEVRTGTYRQLFHPEQLISGKEDAANNFARGHYTIGKEIVDLCLDRIRKLADNCTGLQGFLVFHAVGGGTGSGLGSLLLERLSVDYGKKSKLGFTVYPSPQVSTSVVEPYNSVLSTHSLLEHTDVAVLLDNEAIYDICRKSLDIERPTYTNLNRLVSQVISSLTASLRFDGALNVDVTEFQTNLVPYPRIHFMLSSYAPVISAEKAYHEQLSVAEITNSAFEPSSMMAKCDPRHGKYMACCLMYRGDVVPKDVNAAVATIKTKRTIQFVDWCPTGFKCGINYQPPTVVPGGDLAKVQRAVCMISNSTSVAEVFSRIDHKFDLMYAKRAFVHWYVGEGMEEGEFSEAREDLAALEKDYEEVGAESAEGEEDEGDEY, via the exons atgaGAGAGTGCATCTCCATCCACATCGGTCAAGCCGGAATCCAGGTCGGAAATTCCTGCTGGGAGCTTTACTGTCTTGAGCATGGGATCCAG CCTGATGGACAAATGCCGAGCGACAAAACCGTGGGCGGAGGGGATGATGCCTTCAACACCTTCTTCAGCGAAACAGGGGGAGGCCACCATGTTCCTCGCGCAGTTTTCTTGGATCTGGAGCCTACTGTGATCGATGAAGTTAGGACTGGTACCTACCGCCAACTATTCCACCCTGAGCAACTCATCAGCGGCAAAGAAGACGCAGCCAACAACTTTGCTAGGGGCCACTACACAA TTGGCAAAGAGATTGTCGATCTTTGCTTGGATCGCATCAGGAAGCTGGCAGACAACTGCACTGGCCTCCAAGGTTTCCTGGTTTTCCATGCCGTCGGTGGTGGGACCGGCTCTGGTCTTGGTTCTCTCCTCCTGGAAAGGCTCTCGGTGGATTACGGAAAGAAATCAAAGCTTGGCTTCACCGTTTACCCTTCTCCTCAGGTTTCAACCTCTGTCGTTGAGCCCTACAACAGCGTCTTGTCAACTCATTCTCTCCTCGAACACACGGACGTTGCAGTGCTTCTTGACAATGAGGCTATCTATGACATTTGCCGCAAGTCGCTAGACATCGAGAGACCAACCTATACCAATCTCAACAGGCTGGTGTCTCAG GTTATTTCCTCGCTTACAGCCTCTCTCCGCTTTGATGGTGCTCTCAATGTGGATGTCACAGAGTTCCAGACTAACTTGGTGCCATATCCACGTATCCATTTCATGCTTTCTTCATATGCCCCAGTGATATCAGCAGAGAAGGCATATCATGAGCAGCTTTCTGTTGCTGAGATCACCAATAGTGCATTTGAGCCATCATCCATGATGGCAAAGTGTGACCCTCGCCATGGCAAATACATGGCCTGCTGTTTGATGTACAGAGGTGATGTGGTGCCAAAGGATGTGAATGCGGCAGTTGCCACAATCAAGACAAAGAGGACCATCCAGTTTGTGGACTGGTGCCCTACAGGATTCAAGTGTGGAATCAATTACCAGCCTCCAACAGTTGTCCCTGGTGGAGACTTAGCCAAGGTTCAAAGGGCAGTTTGTATGATTTCAAACTCTACTAGTGTTGCGGAGGTTTTCTCAAGGATTGATCATAAGTTTGACCTGATGTATGCCAAGCGTGCTTTTGTACACTGGTATGTTGGTGAGGGGATGGAGGAAGGAGAGTTCTCAGAAGCTCGGGAGGATCTAGCTGCTCTTGAGAAAGACTATGAAGAGGTTGGTGCAGAGTCTGCGGAAGGGGAGGAAGATGAAGGTGACGAGTATTAG
- the LOC122653707 gene encoding peptidyl-prolyl cis-trans isomerase CYP23 has protein sequence MRTSDWVWILACISFAFTRAFSEDSELGSARVVFQTNYGDIEFGFFPDVAPKTVEHIFKLVRMGCYNTNHFFRVDKGFVAQVADVVGGRTAPLNNEQREEAVKTVVGEFSHVKHVRGVLSMGRYADPNSASSSFSILLGNAPHLDGQYAIFGRVTKGDETLRKLEQLPTRQEGIFVMPIERISILSTYFYDTEGENCEQEKSMLRRRLAASTIEIEKQRMKCFP, from the exons ATGCGAACCAGTGATTGGGTTTGGATCCTTGCTTGCATCTCTTTCGCGTTTACTCGAGCTTTCTCTGAGGATTCTGAACTCGGATCGGCTCGTGTTGTTTTTCAG ACAAATTATGGAGATATTGAGTTTGGATTTTTCCCCGACGTTGCCCCCAAAACAGTTGAGCACATATTCAAACTTGTTCGCATGGGATGCTATAATACTAATCACTTTTTCCGG GTCGATAAGGGTTTTGTTGCTCAAGTGGCTGATGTAGTAGGTGGCAGAACAGCTCCTTTGAACAATGAGCAAAGAGAGGAAGCTGTAAAAACTGTTGTTGGTGAATTTAGTCATGTGAAGCACGTAAGAGGTGTACTTTCTATGGGGAG GTATGCTGATCCCAATAGTGCATCTTCCTCATTTTCAATCCTTCTCGGAAATGCCCCTCACCTTGATGGTCAG TATGCGATATTTGGTAGAGTTACTAAAGGTGATGAGACATTAAGAAAGTTGGAGCAACTCCCTACCCGTCAAGAAGGGATATTTGTTATG CCAATTGAACGCATCAGTATCCTATCAACCTACTTTTATG ATACCGAGGGAGAAAACTGTGAACAAGAGAAATCAATGTTGAGAAGAAGGCTTGCTGCTTCTACTATTGAAATTGAAAAACAG AGAATGAAATGCTTCCCATGA